In one window of Microscilla marina ATCC 23134 DNA:
- the guaA gene encoding glutamine-hydrolyzing GMP synthase has translation MKPNNTKTQILIFDFGSQYTQLIARRVRELNVYCEILPYNNEILNNAESLTNVKGIILSGSPCSVLDTGAPTFPLAKFQGKVPLLGVCYGAQLMAHKAGGKVQPSATREYGRANLHFVQSNATLFKNIPSNSQVWMSHGDSIIDIPEGFEILASTASVKVGGYKIANQDTYGIQFHPEVTHTTEGKQLLQNFVVDICGCEQTWTPDSFIETTVAELKAQIGNDKVVLGLSGGVDSSVAAVLLHQAIGKNLYAIFVDNGLLRKDEFEEVLESYKGMGLNVTGVDAKQDFYDVLTGLKDPEQKRKAIGGKFIDVFQAEANKIQGVKWLGQGTIYPDIIESVSVKGPSATIKSHHNVGGLPEKMDLKVVEPLNTLFKDEVRRVGKSLEIDDKILGRHPFPGPGLAIRILSDITPEKVDILQQVDAIFINGLKTSGLYDDVWQAGAMLLPVQSVGVMGDERTYENVVALRAVHSLDGMTADWVHLPYEFLAETSNKIINKVKGVNRVVYDISSKPPATIEWE, from the coding sequence ATGAAGCCAAACAATACCAAAACACAAATTCTAATCTTCGATTTTGGGTCCCAATATACCCAATTGATCGCTCGTAGGGTACGCGAGTTGAATGTCTACTGTGAGATTCTTCCTTATAACAATGAGATTTTAAACAATGCTGAAAGCTTGACTAATGTCAAGGGGATTATTCTGTCAGGGAGTCCATGCTCAGTACTTGACACTGGAGCTCCTACATTTCCATTAGCAAAATTTCAAGGCAAAGTTCCCTTGTTAGGGGTGTGCTATGGCGCACAGTTGATGGCACACAAAGCAGGTGGTAAAGTACAACCTTCGGCTACCCGCGAATACGGAAGAGCTAATCTACACTTTGTACAGAGTAATGCTACTTTATTTAAAAATATTCCAAGCAACTCACAGGTTTGGATGTCTCATGGAGACAGTATTATTGATATTCCTGAAGGTTTTGAGATACTTGCCAGTACCGCATCTGTAAAGGTAGGAGGCTATAAAATTGCTAATCAGGATACCTATGGTATACAGTTTCACCCTGAAGTAACCCATACTACTGAAGGCAAACAGTTGTTGCAAAACTTTGTGGTAGACATCTGTGGTTGTGAACAGACCTGGACTCCTGATTCTTTTATTGAAACTACTGTAGCTGAACTAAAAGCCCAAATAGGCAACGATAAAGTAGTGTTAGGGCTTTCGGGTGGAGTAGATTCGTCAGTGGCTGCCGTACTTTTACATCAAGCAATTGGCAAAAACTTATATGCTATTTTTGTAGACAATGGCTTGTTGCGTAAAGACGAGTTTGAAGAAGTACTGGAGTCTTATAAAGGCATGGGACTCAATGTAACTGGAGTAGATGCCAAGCAAGATTTTTATGATGTACTCACAGGCTTGAAAGACCCTGAGCAAAAACGTAAAGCCATTGGTGGTAAATTTATCGATGTGTTTCAGGCAGAGGCCAATAAAATACAAGGTGTCAAATGGTTAGGCCAAGGCACGATTTATCCTGATATTATAGAGTCAGTTTCAGTCAAAGGGCCTTCAGCTACTATTAAGTCGCACCATAATGTAGGTGGTTTACCCGAAAAAATGGACTTAAAAGTAGTAGAACCACTCAATACATTATTTAAAGACGAAGTTCGGAGGGTAGGTAAGAGTCTTGAAATTGATGACAAAATCTTGGGTCGTCATCCTTTCCCTGGTCCAGGACTTGCCATTCGTATCTTAAGTGACATCACTCCAGAGAAAGTAGACATTTTGCAACAAGTAGATGCTATTTTTATCAACGGCCTCAAAACCAGTGGTTTGTATGATGACGTATGGCAGGCAGGTGCTATGTTGCTTCCCGTACAATCGGTAGGAGTAATGGGTGATGAACGTACTTACGAAAATGTGGTGGCGTTACGTGCGGTACATAGTTTGGATGGCATGACAGCTGATTGGGTACATTTACCTTATGAGTTTCTTGCCGAAACCTCTAACAAAATTATCAATAAGGTAAAAGGGGTAAATCGGGTAGTATACGACATTAGTTCAAAACCACCTGCTACTATAGAGTGGGAATAA
- a CDS encoding SGNH/GDSL hydrolase family protein → MYFALFLLLLVAVPLGIFIYLYRLVQSLPLNHPVAFLEELEPGDERQIVVCAGDDLTQGNMGANYVDILEDKLDQRLYHVVNAGVNGDLSEHLVNRLDEIIACNPTHVVLLIGTNDLNAMLDDKNMATYRQLKKISEKPLTDQYRENVSLIIEALKMRSRARIAIMSIPLIGEKLNDKANAQTQAYAEIIEQLAAFHKITYLPLQEKQRAFLTKTKFSPKRKYKPTTRLVATTMFRRYVLGQSFDKIAALNGFLMTPDYLHLNTFGANMVAGLVADFVEGRA, encoded by the coding sequence ATGTATTTTGCTTTGTTCTTGCTACTGCTTGTAGCTGTTCCATTAGGGATATTTATTTACCTCTACCGTCTTGTCCAATCTTTGCCCCTCAACCACCCAGTAGCATTTCTCGAAGAACTGGAACCTGGAGATGAGCGTCAAATTGTAGTTTGTGCTGGTGACGACTTAACTCAAGGCAACATGGGAGCAAACTATGTAGATATTCTGGAAGATAAACTTGACCAACGCTTGTACCATGTGGTCAATGCTGGCGTTAATGGTGATTTATCTGAACACCTTGTCAATCGGCTGGATGAAATCATTGCCTGTAACCCTACCCATGTAGTATTGTTGATTGGCACCAATGACCTAAATGCCATGCTGGATGATAAAAATATGGCAACTTATCGCCAACTCAAAAAAATCAGTGAAAAACCTCTAACAGATCAATACCGAGAAAACGTAAGCCTCATCATTGAAGCACTGAAAATGCGTAGCCGGGCACGGATTGCCATTATGTCTATACCCCTTATAGGCGAAAAACTCAATGATAAAGCCAATGCTCAAACACAGGCTTATGCCGAAATCATTGAACAGTTGGCAGCGTTCCACAAGATTACTTATTTGCCTTTGCAAGAAAAACAACGGGCGTTTTTAACTAAAACCAAATTTAGCCCCAAACGCAAATACAAGCCTACTACCCGCTTGGTAGCCACAACTATGTTTAGAAGGTATGTTCTAGGACAAAGCTTCGACAAGATTGCCGCATTGAATGGTTTTTTGATGACCCCTGACTATTTACACCTCAATACCTTTGGGGCAAATATGGTAGCTGGATTGGTAGCTGATTTTGTCGAAGGACGTGCTTAA
- a CDS encoding 7TM diverse intracellular signaling domain-containing protein — protein sequence MKITALLISFLCFCHFTAAQDTIFVKEKRKLLLGSKNVQFLEDESGRLTLHDILTPSSQQKFKQNHKGVVRYNTPVVWFKITVQNRLDEDVWLEIGDSFGVWYADFYAPLISDSLLKYASPKLLGALRPTKGRASAFGNYCIRIVRANDTGTKVLYLRVLGKFPHVHSFHVGSVYAFSRYFRMFDYLVAGFVILILSMVVYNSFIWYATKDKVYVYYILALLGIMFNITFDSGYSLFSHRFFWDYFFVWHGIAFYFIYLFAVHYLDLQQAAPKVRLWLLLLMLILVVVFPCLNLLPLSNFTSLLIPYQLFIILFYFSLLVCGIYLWFKGYKKARFYTLGWGFAITGVFIFIASVNNIIPINVFTQQIMYVGFGVEALIFGLALGDRLNSLKKEKEFAQATNLALVREQKEVLEQKVEERTREIQNQKEELETQAEELSEIHSALRKAYRDIHEKNEHLNASIDYAQTIQSAALSLDKKVVNMLGEDNFFIFFNPLEKVSGDFYYFQQVGEKLVVAAVDCTGHGIPGALMSMIGIEVMNEIIRTEQVTAPDVILTKLHTHIWNTLKQEDTNNRDGMDIALVTIDKTNKKLCYAGAKNHLVYYQNKQIEHIKASRYSVGGNQIGEGQTNNDSVFISHEISLEQPTTFYLFSDGLQDQFGGRNDKKFTPGRLRELLKEVQPLSLAKQKKTIAQTIKDWQGDKAQVDDMLLIGIKVDISK from the coding sequence ATGAAGATTACTGCGTTACTTATATCTTTTTTGTGTTTTTGTCATTTTACTGCAGCACAGGATACTATCTTTGTTAAAGAAAAAAGAAAGTTGTTGCTGGGTAGTAAAAACGTTCAGTTCTTAGAAGATGAATCTGGCAGACTCACCCTACACGATATTTTGACCCCATCGAGCCAACAAAAATTTAAGCAGAATCACAAAGGTGTTGTTCGGTATAATACTCCGGTGGTGTGGTTTAAAATTACCGTACAAAATCGGTTAGATGAAGATGTATGGCTTGAAATAGGTGACTCATTTGGAGTATGGTACGCTGATTTTTATGCCCCCCTAATTAGCGACTCATTGTTAAAGTATGCTTCCCCTAAATTACTGGGAGCACTCAGACCCACCAAAGGTAGAGCATCTGCTTTTGGAAACTATTGTATACGTATTGTCCGTGCCAATGACACTGGCACAAAAGTACTTTATTTAAGGGTTTTGGGTAAGTTTCCGCATGTGCATTCTTTTCATGTAGGGTCAGTATATGCCTTTTCCCGTTACTTTCGTATGTTTGATTATCTGGTGGCAGGTTTTGTGATCCTTATTCTTTCTATGGTGGTTTATAACTCTTTTATATGGTATGCTACCAAAGATAAAGTATATGTGTACTACATTCTGGCGCTGTTAGGTATTATGTTTAACATTACTTTTGACAGCGGATATTCACTGTTTTCACATCGTTTTTTTTGGGACTACTTCTTTGTTTGGCATGGCATTGCGTTCTATTTTATTTACTTATTTGCTGTACATTACCTTGATTTGCAGCAAGCTGCTCCTAAAGTCAGGTTGTGGCTATTACTTTTAATGTTAATCCTAGTCGTCGTTTTTCCCTGCCTCAACCTGTTGCCACTTTCCAATTTTACCTCTTTATTGATTCCCTACCAGTTGTTTATTATATTATTCTATTTTAGCCTATTGGTTTGTGGCATTTACTTGTGGTTCAAAGGGTACAAAAAAGCTCGTTTTTATACCTTGGGTTGGGGCTTTGCTATTACAGGGGTGTTCATCTTTATTGCTTCTGTAAATAACATCATCCCTATTAACGTATTTACCCAACAAATTATGTATGTAGGATTTGGAGTAGAAGCCTTAATCTTTGGTTTAGCCTTGGGTGATCGCCTTAATTCATTGAAAAAAGAAAAAGAATTTGCCCAGGCTACCAACCTTGCTTTGGTAAGAGAGCAAAAAGAAGTGCTGGAACAAAAAGTAGAAGAACGTACCAGAGAAATACAAAACCAAAAAGAAGAACTTGAGACCCAAGCAGAAGAATTGAGTGAGATACACAGTGCTTTACGGAAGGCTTATCGAGATATACACGAAAAAAATGAACACTTGAACGCCTCCATTGACTATGCCCAAACCATTCAAAGTGCCGCTTTATCGCTTGACAAAAAAGTAGTAAATATGTTGGGAGAAGACAACTTCTTTATCTTTTTTAACCCACTTGAAAAAGTCTCAGGTGATTTTTATTACTTTCAGCAAGTAGGCGAAAAACTAGTAGTGGCAGCAGTAGATTGTACTGGGCACGGAATACCGGGAGCCTTGATGTCGATGATTGGTATTGAAGTAATGAACGAAATAATACGTACCGAACAAGTGACAGCGCCCGATGTAATACTGACTAAGTTGCATACACATATATGGAACACTTTAAAACAGGAAGATACTAATAACCGTGATGGGATGGACATCGCTTTAGTAACCATTGATAAAACCAATAAAAAATTGTGTTATGCTGGAGCAAAAAATCACTTGGTGTATTACCAAAACAAGCAAATAGAGCATATCAAAGCTAGTCGTTACTCGGTAGGCGGCAATCAAATAGGAGAAGGGCAAACAAACAATGACAGTGTATTTATATCACACGAAATTTCGCTGGAACAGCCCACTACTTTTTATTTATTTTCAGATGGATTGCAAGATCAGTTTGGTGGTAGAAACGATAAAAAATTTACGCCTGGCAGGTTACGTGAATTGTTGAAAGAGGTGCAACCGTTAAGTTTGGCAAAACAAAAGAAAACTATAGCCCAAACAATAAAAGACTGGCAAGGAGACAAAGCACAAGTAGACGATATGCTCTTGATTGGAATTAAGGTTGATATAAGTAAATAA
- a CDS encoding class I SAM-dependent methyltransferase codes for METVRQLKKIIEKNGPDRSDYGMLDSLLHNLTDQDFVAIQQSDLLKNADLLKDDKSIMGHIFTKPYGYAGDFHIIDRIYTRNLNNNYVKWDQYSLENSAAQAVRNRKSYFQKLMHKKVKNWTSDKSIELLNVASGPARDLKELYDQLYNKSIINTTCVEMDAKAIVYAQNLNKAHLNHINFIQKNIFRYNDTTKYDVIWSAGLFDYFNDKCFVKVLNKMKTWLTHQGEIIIGNFNQDHNPSRKYMELFGDWFLVHRTKEEMIQLAEKAGFDRKNITVKSEAENVNLFLHIKQG; via the coding sequence ATGGAAACAGTACGGCAACTAAAAAAGATCATTGAAAAAAATGGTCCTGACCGAAGCGACTATGGTATGCTTGATTCACTTTTACACAACTTAACGGATCAAGATTTTGTTGCTATTCAACAAAGTGACCTATTAAAAAACGCAGACTTGTTAAAAGATGATAAGTCAATCATGGGGCACATTTTTACTAAACCCTATGGTTATGCAGGTGATTTTCACATCATAGATAGGATATACACCCGCAACTTGAATAACAATTACGTAAAATGGGATCAATACTCGCTGGAGAACTCGGCTGCACAAGCAGTAAGAAATCGTAAAAGTTATTTTCAAAAACTAATGCACAAAAAAGTCAAAAATTGGACGTCTGACAAAAGCATTGAGTTATTAAATGTGGCAAGTGGTCCGGCAAGGGACTTAAAAGAGTTATACGACCAGTTGTACAACAAAAGCATCATCAATACCACTTGCGTGGAAATGGATGCCAAAGCCATTGTTTATGCACAAAACCTTAATAAAGCCCACCTGAATCATATCAACTTTATTCAAAAAAATATTTTCAGGTATAATGATACAACAAAATATGACGTGATTTGGTCAGCGGGTTTGTTTGACTATTTCAATGATAAATGTTTTGTGAAGGTATTGAACAAAATGAAAACCTGGCTTACACATCAAGGCGAGATCATCATCGGAAACTTTAACCAAGACCACAACCCAAGCAGAAAATATATGGAGTTGTTTGGAGACTGGTTTTTGGTTCATCGTACCAAAGAAGAAATGATTCAACTTGCTGAAAAAGCAGGGTTTGACAGAAAGAATATTACTGTAAAGAGTGAAGCCGAAAATGTGAATTTGTTTCTACACATCAAACAAGGTTAA